A window of the Motacilla alba alba isolate MOTALB_02 chromosome 17, Motacilla_alba_V1.0_pri, whole genome shotgun sequence genome harbors these coding sequences:
- the DBH gene encoding LOW QUALITY PROTEIN: dopamine beta-hydroxylase (The sequence of the model RefSeq protein was modified relative to this genomic sequence to represent the inferred CDS: inserted 1 base in 1 codon; deleted 1 base in 1 codon), producing MQLKSITYPACPGGPAHKWAXPGAGCCPGRMQSSRSKPCSCPSLKLREVASMYFTMVAAFLVILVVALQGSAPRQSDFPYKVLLDPQGLLELSWNVSYPEQAVHFQLLIRELHFGLLFGMSDRGEFENADLAVLWSDGHNSYFGDAWSDAKGQLHLDSQQDYQLLGARRAPEGLYLLFRRAFSTCDPKDYLIEDGTVHLIYGILEKPVRSLQAINVSALHGGLQRVQLLKPNISIPELPRDMKTMEITAPDVVIPSQETTYWCYMAELPEGFPKHHIVMYEPVVTAGNEALVHHMEVFQCAAEFDSFPHYSGPCDSRMKPERLNYCRHVLAAWAMGAQAFYYPEEAGLAFGGPGSSRYLRLEIHYHNPLVLKGRRDSSGIRLYYTATLRPYDAGIMELGLVYTPVMAIPPGEDSFILTGYCTDKCTQLALPAAGIRIFASQLHTHLAGRKVVTVLARDGREQQVVNADSHYSPHFQEIRMLKEVVAVFPGDELITTCTYNTEDRSRATVGGFGILEEMCVNYVHYYPQTQLELCKSAVDPGYLRRYFNLVNRFNDEEVCMCPQVSVPQQFYSIPWNTFNRDVLKSLYGFAPISVHCNKSSAVRFPVGTAPLPKLPCTIPRYKLGLWCSGHIRTQQAQGRGLELPGNPWYQQDTEPSPALGLDNTSGAHHGCSQPDPSGRCICMK from the exons ATGCAATTAAAGAGTATCACTTACCCAGCTTGCCCAGGAGGGCCAGCACATAAATGGG CGCCAGGTGCTGGGTGCTGTCCTGGCAGgatgcagagctccaggagcaagccctgctcctgccccagcctcaaGCTGCGGGAGGTGGCATCCATGTACTTCACCATGGTGGCAGCGTTCCTGGTCATCCTGGtggtggccctgcagggctcgGCGCCCCGCCAGAGTGATTTCCCCTACAAGGTGCTcctggatccccaggggctgctggagctctcctggaATGTCAGCTACCCCGAGCAAGCCGtgcatttccagctgctcaTCAGGGAGCTGCACTTCGGGCTCCTCTTCGGGATGTCAGACAGGGGAGAGTTTGAGAACGCCGACCTGGCCGTGCTCTGGAGTGACGGGCACAACTCCTACTTTGGG GATGCCTGGAGTGACGCCAAGGGGCAGCTCCACTTGGATTCCCAGCAGGACTACCAGCTCCTCGGGGCTCGCAGGGCTCCTGAGGGGCTCTACCTCCTCTTCAGGAGAGCCTTCAGCACCTGTGACCCCAAGGACTACCTGATAGAG GATGGCACGGTGCACCTGATCTACGGCATCCTGGAGAAACCCGTGCGCTCCCTGCAAGCCATCAACGTCTCTGCCCTCCACggggggctgcagagggtgCAGCTGCTAAAACCCAACATCAGCATCCCTGAGCTGCCCAGAGACATGAAGACCATGGAGATAACAGCCCCGGATGTTGTCATTCCCAGCCAGGAGACGACCTACTGGTGTTACATGGCAGAACTCCCAGAGGGCTTCCCCAAGCACCACATTGTCATG TACGAGCCAGTGGTCACGGCGGGCAACGAGGCTCTTGTGCACCACATGGAGGTTTTCCAGTGCGCGGCCGAGTTCGACAGCTTCCCCCACTACAGCGGGCCCTGCGACTCCAGGATGAAACCCGAGCGCCTCAACTACTGCAGGCACGTGCTGGCAGCCTGGGCCATGGGGGCACAG GCTTTCTATTACCCTGAAGAAGCAGGTCTTGCCTTTGGTGGCCCAGGCTCCTCCAGATATTTGCGTCTGGAGATCCATTACCACAATCCCCTGGTGCTCAAAG GTCGCCGTGACTCCTCGGGGATCCGGCTGTACTACACGGCCACCCTTCGTCCCTACGACGCCGGGATCATGGAGCTGGGCTTGGTGTACACCCCCGTGATGGCCATTCCCCCTGGAGAGGACAGCTTCATCCTCACGGGGTACTGCACTGATAAATGCACCCAGCTG gctctgcccgCTGCTGGCATCCGCATCTTTGCctcccagctgcacacacacctggCAGGGAGGAAAGTGGTGACGGTGCTGGCCCGGGAcgggagggagcagcaggttgTGAACGCTGACAGCCACTACAGCCCTCATTTCCAG gaGATCCGCATGCTGAAGGAGGTGGTCGCTGTTTTTCCG GGCGATGAACTCATCACCACCTGCACATACAACACTGAGGATCGGAGCAGAGCCACCGTG ggaGGCTTTGGCATCCTGGAGGAGATGTGTGTGAACTACGTGCACTACTACCCCCAgacccagctggagctgtgcaaaaGCGCTGTGGATCCCGGCTACCTGCGCCGCTACTTCAACCTTGTCAACAG GTTTAACGACGAGGAGGTCTGCATGTGCCCACAGGTCTCTGTCCCACAGCAGTTTTACTCCATCCCCTGGAACACGTTCAACAGGGATGTGCTGAAATCCCTCTACGGCTTTGCTCCCATCTCCGTGCACTGCAACAAATCCTCTGCTGTCCGCTTCCCGGTAGGTACAGCCCCGCTCCCAAAGCTTCCCTGCACAATTCCCAGATACAAG TTGGGTTTGTGGTGCTCAGGACACATCCGAAcccagcaggctcagggcagagggctggagctgcctgggaatCCCTGGTATCAGCAGGAcactgagcccagccctgccctgggcttggACAATACATCAGGAGCCCACCATGGATGCTCCCAGCCAGATCCAAGTGGGAGATGCATTTGCATGAAGTGA